One segment of Dolichospermum sp. DET69 DNA contains the following:
- a CDS encoding HDIG domain-containing protein, with protein sequence MKTQQFLHSLSQQLRQWQRQYKILFCEGKCQQKLHRNFFNNLLLYLSAHSHQGKQGKRGQTQKSTVKLVRKTSGIDKVIFRWVHQKRASLILVLAILSLTSVVGHDLYNQPRMKVDNIAFQTFIAPYSDHIEDRQETEQQRQNAIDRSAPILMIDNQINEEINEYLEEIFDKSNQLRGIVGTFPFADTSRLSISTQRYLRTFPESEWQKITGTLENNRKQNLKKQSSKLLLLPQSLINGKKLSNSSNFPGLPLPSYGNHSDEASFIQALSELEADQFTASESDFLELINQISQVRQGYNQAIKKASQLETGQVKKIYIEPIILDLTDNDWLKTQTGIHKIAERILAQGISAGLPKTILNDAVSLQVELSVPSEAEPLAKNVLLAVLKPNIKQDEAQTKQQGELVANKIPSVMMQVEKGEIIVSKGEKITIRKFQVLEHYRLIFRQVNWMGLTVVSILITLVIGIFVWLERKSHNYLRQRDRLLVLLLTISVPGVLAMSLPYTTWSAIGLLLGSFYGPTIGITVVGLLSLVLPITTDTNILVLLAGAAGGMLSSYVAHRLRSREELALLGVITALTQGGVFLLLKILTGGVFGSGWYVLQEAGLFAVSGLSWSVVALGLSPYLETLFDVITPIRLAELANPNRPLLKRLATETPGTFQHTLLVATLAEAAAKQLGCNVELVRAGTLYHDIGKMHDPLGFIENQIGSPNKHETEIKDPWESARLIKKHVTEGLVMAKKHSLPTAIQAFIPEHQGTMAIAYFYHQAQQIAQENPHIIVDKADFCYDGPIPQSRETGIVMLADSCEAALRSLKDATPEKALNMLNNILKAKWQDEQLIDSGLTREEMPKIAQIFVDVWQQFHHKRIAYPKSKTSN encoded by the coding sequence ATGAAAACGCAGCAATTTTTGCATTCCTTGAGTCAGCAATTAAGGCAATGGCAGCGACAGTATAAAATCCTATTTTGTGAAGGAAAGTGTCAACAGAAACTGCATAGGAATTTTTTCAATAATCTACTTCTGTATTTATCAGCACATAGTCACCAGGGAAAACAAGGAAAACGGGGACAGACACAAAAATCAACTGTTAAATTAGTTAGAAAAACCAGTGGTATTGATAAAGTTATTTTCAGATGGGTACACCAAAAACGCGCCTCACTAATTTTGGTGTTGGCCATATTATCACTAACAAGTGTAGTGGGTCATGACTTATATAATCAACCAAGAATGAAAGTTGATAATATTGCTTTCCAAACATTTATTGCTCCCTATTCGGATCATATTGAAGATCGACAGGAGACAGAACAGCAACGACAAAATGCTATAGATAGATCTGCGCCAATTTTGATGATTGATAACCAAATAAATGAGGAAATCAATGAGTATTTAGAAGAAATTTTCGATAAAAGTAATCAATTGCGGGGGATAGTTGGTACTTTTCCCTTTGCTGACACTTCACGGTTATCAATTTCTACTCAACGTTATCTTAGGACTTTTCCTGAATCGGAATGGCAGAAAATCACAGGAACTTTAGAAAATAATAGAAAACAGAATTTAAAAAAACAAAGTTCAAAATTGTTGTTACTGCCGCAAAGTTTAATAAATGGCAAAAAACTCTCTAATTCATCAAATTTTCCAGGATTACCTTTGCCTAGTTATGGAAATCATAGTGATGAAGCATCTTTTATTCAAGCATTATCAGAACTGGAAGCTGATCAATTTACTGCATCAGAATCTGATTTTTTAGAACTGATTAATCAAATATCACAAGTTAGGCAAGGATATAATCAAGCTATTAAGAAAGCATCACAACTAGAAACTGGACAAGTAAAAAAAATTTATATAGAACCTATTATTTTAGATTTAACTGATAATGATTGGTTAAAAACACAAACTGGAATTCATAAAATTGCCGAGCGAATTCTTGCCCAAGGTATATCTGCTGGATTACCTAAAACTATTTTGAATGATGCAGTTAGTTTGCAAGTAGAATTATCTGTACCTAGTGAAGCTGAACCATTAGCAAAAAATGTATTATTAGCCGTACTAAAGCCAAATATTAAACAAGATGAAGCACAAACTAAACAACAAGGTGAACTGGTAGCCAATAAAATACCATCTGTAATGATGCAGGTAGAAAAAGGAGAGATAATTGTTAGTAAAGGAGAAAAAATTACAATCAGGAAATTTCAGGTATTAGAACATTATCGCCTGATTTTCCGCCAAGTGAATTGGATGGGTTTAACAGTTGTTTCCATACTTATTACGCTAGTAATTGGAATTTTTGTTTGGTTAGAAAGAAAAAGTCATAACTATTTGCGACAACGCGATCGCCTATTAGTTTTACTACTTACCATCAGTGTTCCCGGAGTATTAGCAATGAGTTTACCCTATACTACATGGAGCGCTATTGGTTTATTATTAGGCAGTTTCTATGGCCCAACTATAGGGATAACAGTGGTGGGGCTATTGTCGTTGGTACTACCGATTACCACCGATACAAATATTTTGGTATTGCTGGCTGGGGCTGCGGGAGGAATGTTAAGTAGTTATGTAGCGCATAGATTGCGATCGCGTGAAGAACTAGCATTATTAGGTGTTATCACTGCCTTAACCCAAGGTGGGGTATTCTTATTATTAAAAATTCTCACTGGTGGGGTATTTGGTTCAGGTTGGTATGTTCTCCAAGAAGCAGGTTTATTTGCTGTCTCTGGCTTATCTTGGAGTGTTGTGGCTTTGGGTTTAAGTCCTTATTTAGAAACACTATTTGATGTCATTACCCCCATCCGGTTGGCGGAATTAGCTAACCCCAACCGCCCATTATTAAAGCGACTAGCTACAGAAACTCCAGGAACTTTTCAACATACTTTATTAGTGGCAACTTTAGCGGAAGCTGCGGCTAAACAATTGGGATGTAATGTAGAGTTAGTTAGGGCTGGAACTCTATATCATGATATTGGGAAAATGCACGATCCTCTAGGATTTATTGAAAATCAAATTGGTAGTCCTAATAAACATGAAACAGAAATTAAAGATCCTTGGGAAAGTGCAAGACTAATTAAAAAGCACGTTACGGAAGGGTTAGTAATGGCCAAGAAACACAGTTTACCAACGGCAATTCAGGCTTTTATTCCCGAACATCAAGGAACAATGGCGATCGCCTATTTTTATCACCAAGCACAACAAATAGCTCAAGAAAATCCGCATATCATCGTAGATAAAGCCGATTTTTGTTATGATGGACCTATACCCCAATCACGGGAAACAGGAATCGTTATGTTAGCAGATTCTTGTGAAGCCGCATTAAGAAGTCTTAAAGATGCAACTCCAGAAAAAGCATTAAATATGCTGAATAATATTCTCAAAGCAAAATGGCAAGATGAACAATTAATAGATTCAGGATTGACAAGAGAAGAAATGCCAAAAATTGCCCAAATCTTTGTAGATGTTTGGCAACAATTTCATCACAAACGCATTGCTTACCCTAAGTCCAAAACTAGTAATTAA